Part of the Nothobranchius furzeri strain GRZ-AD chromosome 2, NfurGRZ-RIMD1, whole genome shotgun sequence genome, ttgttgtgagtgatcctagtctgacccccaatagaaatggtcagcttaagtttgtgggcgtggcctattttctgaattagcgccccctaggaccattaaaactgtcagccccaagccatgctttgactgaggattacgaaatttggtacactaatgtggtatctcaggacctacaaaaaagtctcttggagccaaatgcaaagacgcacaggaagtcagccattttggtccaagtgcgcgattttgtggttttcgcacacgttgtttggagagtgatgctccatcgcccttttcatcaatcgccttcaaacttctgctatatactcttaagacatagaggaaaaaattcaaccgtcggattttaaataagtataaaggtgtggccgTGGCtacgcctcaaactttgacctttcgccattacattacttgacttaataactcccatgtgcaggatcagatctatatcaaactttgtctgtgtgatcactgaccacatctcaaggcaacgacattgtggacagctgacatcacctaagccccgccccctgacaacaggaagtatattgttttatggtgaaatgcccatatttgtcccctctaatttagtcaacatgacactaaggtcatgcactgtcttcatgatgttttaatgaccattcagatctgatagctttccagatagggaggggctttgatgccatggcgaattctggcatgacgccgtgaccttacgtttgatctaacttccacaaacagcctcccatctgcaggagactgaacatggcaatcaacaatcatgccctttagccaatgagacacaaacggttggtgaaatttgtataatgtcaccacagctccccctacacaccattaaacctgaaataactcctacagacgaggtcgtaactgcaccaaacttggtgggctcagaggggatgctgagtcagggtgaggtgcggacgaggtgatcgttagcggtttctggtgtcggggtggtcgacatttctgttccgcggacatgCCCTGgttccccgggctgctggccaggccggagcggcgcggagctgcgagggccgaatgacgctgcttgcagctttaattatcctTATTGCTCTTTTGTGATTTTATTCTgtcgtgttcagcgccttggtccCCCGCAAGGTTGGTGGAAGGCATTATATgactaaaatttgattgatttgacaTTTGATGGGTTCTGATCTGAACAGGGAGAGACTGAAGATCAAGAATCAACAAGAAATGACGTGAAAGctgcaacctgatgaggaaatcatCTGACCGACTACAAATCATTctggaacagaagaacagaacacaCTCAAAACACCTGAATGATGGAGGACAATCTAACAGGTCTGCAGAAAACCTTTAATATTTATATGATTCAAAAATTAAACCATCATAACAACCCTAGACAGATGAAGACACGAGACATTCTGTATAAAAGACGATCATGTCTCCTGTCAAGTGTTGATTATCCAACAGCGGACTGAACCAGAAACGCTCTGAACTCTGTCATTTACCATCTAAACACACATTGTTCATGATTCTTCCTCAGGAGCTTTTTTCACACTACTGGCTCTGTCAGGTCCGTCTTTTTTAGGATTCATTTATAGTCTAAAATTTcccttttttgtaattttattatggtctttgtttgtcttttttttttattttgtcgtTCTTATAAAGCGCCTTGTGAGCTTACCTTGAGAGACGCTATATACAAATATTTTTTCTTCTGCCTAGTGGTATGCAAGCACATTACAGCGGTACTTGGACACAGTTCATATTTCATTTCCCAGATGATGGCGTTCAGTGATTCGACCGCATTTGCTAAACCTTacttaaaaatcaaaacaaaacaaaaacattggaCTGTGATCTGTATTGCTTAATTAATTCACAAATGAATAAACCCACAGCTTTTATCAGTGATAATGGCAAAAAAAATCCTAAACCACAACTACATGAAAAAAATCAGAACAGGACAACCGCACGATGCTGCGCTACTGAGAGAGGGCGTGAAACCTCGTTCACACTGAATACAGAACGCATGCAGAAGTGCTAAGTGtctatgactacgtttacatgcagccaatatccgggttatgatcgggttaaggtcggtattctggtttctgagttgatcagaataacccgtttacaagcatagatagaaagagttacccctaacttgcataacccgatttaaatgcggacgttggggtagcgtcaggacgtatggactacgtccagacgcaatatgcctcatttcaggttcttcttgttccggtatccgtgaaaacaacaacatgtttcccagttcggaagagatagcgaccgcgtttgtttgcgctttagtttcctcgtcactccaaaagtgtggtgctgtgccgcgactcgccatgttgctcccaacttgttgtttacttccggtgttctggcgcatacaagacgtctcgctactcaaaagaccaagattccttgcgaacagagcacgcgcagaacacacgctttgatggggatatcccgatatgcgtttacatgaccaaacattcgggttagaaaagggttaccccatgtgtagtaaccgggtttttgggcggtgtttacatggacctgcggaaccgggttattgtgaatattcgggttttaaaagggtaactggctgcatgtaaacgcactgtgcGATTAATCGTCCACCAGCAGTGATTAGTTGTGTCATCAGAAATAAAGGGAATGTGGTTAGTTTTCATGCTGAGCTGTTTCTTGGAGTGCTATGACTCAATCATGACaaagtttgagttaaaaaaaTATAACCGGTTTATTACAATCTAGTCCATGTTAATACAAGCATCAGTACACCGGTGGAGAAACATGCAGCCCAAAAGTGGTTCTGTCTTTCCAGCATCTGTCCACTGCTTATAACTCTGCAACAGCATCTCTAAAAACTCTGGTACAGGTACATTCCTAAGCCTGCTTAGAATAGCAAAATGCTATTGTAGGAGAATGGAGTCTCCACAGAGCCGCCTTGTAATTTATGACTTCTTGACAACAGTCCCAGCTGTCTCTCCATAGCCTTTACGGTGGGATTTCTTCTTAGGGGCTCCAAAAGAATAAAGACACATTCTTTTTAAGCTGCAGTTATTACAACATTGTATGCTATTATTTTATATACAGATAAATTGTTTAAAGCAGACGCCACAGGTATCTAACAGCTTTAAATTGCAGTGGGTTATGTACTACAACCACCATGTGTCTGTTATCTTGTCTGTgtcttaaatacaggagggtacaACAGTTTTTTCTTAATCTTTAAGTAATATTTTTCAGAATTCATGAATGAACATCTCAAATGTTTGGGTAAGGTCTGAGTTTAAAAGACAAAGGAGATTTGAAAAAGAAAATCGAAAGAGGTGGCTCAAGGACAGAGTATGGACTTGATCAATGATAGTTGAGCAGAGGTACAAGACTAATATTAAGGTTGTAAAaaaactaaatggtaaatggcctgtatttgatttagcgccttctagagtcctggaaccccccaaggcgcttgacaacacaatcagtcattcacccattcacacacatattcataCACCGGcgggaatgagctacgatgtagccacagctgtcctggggcgcactgacagaggcgaggctgccgagcagggatgccaccggtccctccgaccaccaccagcaggcaacatgggttaagcgtcttgcccaaggacacagtgacagactgagcgaggctcgaacctgcaaccttccgaatacggggtgagcacttaactcattcactaccagccgtttcctgatcactaacgcccttcgctgccagcgtttctcacagtttttacagttttttaagagtcacagaacgttgcgcgctagcataatgtcgatgccaaaacaaccaaaacaaagaggagactcacctcttacatcaggaagagtcggcgtgtttcgagcgttatccgttctttcataatccgttgtcgaattatgatcggcagacacttttccggttcgcgcctcactttttttacaggaacggcccaaaacgatctcctaacacatggatgtgttgcttcctgatcatgtgatctgtgacgtatgcggatgaagatcggcttcagggctgagatgtttgttctctcagcgtgggggctcgttccgatgctcaaacagtaaaaaaatgcaaatgacatcggcagtgaacggttggatctaaaatgacgactttagtcgtcaatggcagtgaatgagttaactcctgtgccaccgtcgccatcTTTTGGAAGTACTGTTGTTAAATAAATCCCTCGAGTCTTCTGTGGATGCTTGTATGtctctttaaatttgtctttcggctaaatctttgtccacacagctcacaggcaaaggCCTCtcccctgtgtggactctcatgtgtctgtttaaattatGTTTACGGGTATatgtttgtccacagagctcacaggcaaaaggcttctctcctgtgtggactctcatgtgaccatTTAAATATGCCTTACGGCTAAATCTTTGcccacagacgtcacaggcaaaaggcttctctcctgtgtggactgttatgtgtttgtttaaaacatttttatggcCAAATCTTTTCccacaaagctcacaggcaaaaggcttctctcctgtgtggactcgcaTGTGTGTTTTTAAACTATGTTTACGGCTAAATTTTTTCCCACAGAGcttacaggcaaaaggcttatccCCGGTGTGGCCTTTCATATGATAGGTTAATTTGGACTttaggctaaatctttttccacagtccTCATACCTTATTGATTTTGGTTGTTTCTGGACTTTTCTGCATGAGCCTCCACgttgcttctctttcacacattttgtattaacCGAACACTCTGACGACtttactgctgaatgacttgtcactctcacatgttcctgaagagaccacttgtggaggaaccgtataccacacacagggcagctaaatgatttgttgatggtcttaatatctgactccgaagacttgttctcattacagccatggtctccgtttccagtttcaggcccagagtctgaacgctcagaatctagattcacatcatcttcatcttctccactaacttcaatctctgaagaatCGGATGTCTTTTCATTAGGGTCCAGATTTAGGTTCTTGATAGTTTCGgctcctccaccaacttttgctgtcatctgcccagccaagctgctggttgggacacctccgtctttcatttgatggttgtggaaatgtaagagcagaggtttctcatccgtctcttctctcttccttgaaactgcagcgaaccaagcagaaatatataaaagaaaaatattcagtaaaaagacAAGACAAAAGACTTAGGGGTGTTTTTGCAATCGGTAATATACATAACAaatgttggtaaacacattactatttatggtaatgcattactttaacaaataactatgaatctaatgagttgcttttaagtccagacatcactatgcgattggtagaaggaaaaaaacgtgatctgcaaattctgattagcGCCTCTCAGAGCCGGTCAAACCAACCAtccgtcgctgctactgtggagcctagagatacTCTGGCAGCAGCATCGCATCGGCCCCTCACTTCCTTTCCCAGGGCTTTATATGCCTGGTggcccaccaggctttgcttggccacctgccaggctaagtgtgatgccccgcccccctccccgcccctactgtgtctgctgacacgaacggcgcaacgaaactagagccctccatcagctgatactggtgagaaacagcagtggagtgtgtgcaaacccccccccccccctcaggtcagcagtcttacccatgattgctgtTTTGAGTAATGAGTaatgctcgtttagagaaccttttcatgatatgcaaattttttgagataggaattttgggttttcatgagctgtattccAAAAtcataaattcaattcaagtttatttatatagcgccaaatcacgacaagagtcatctcaaggcacttcacttagtaaacattccaatacaggtcaattcattaagccaatcagaaaaaagtttcctatacaaggaacccagcaaattgcatcgagtcactgactagtatcagtgactatacagcaatcctcataccaagcaagcataaagcgacagtggaaaactcccttttaacaggaagaaacctccagaggatcctggctcagtataagcagccatcctccacgactcactggggatcgagaagacagagaacgcacgcgcacgcacgctctctctctctctcacacacacacacacacacaccaagtaatgtttctatggttacattgtgattttttaataaatattctatttggtgagagataagatttttttgtatttatcctagtgaatctataattaaacggataaactagtagtagcacattcaatgacaaaaagagtaaaatgttatcatcaggagaggaagaatgttttAATGGTTAgtaacagtgttcaagacgatggccccctccatgaggccaccacagctcaacagaacatcattgtagcttcttctggggagaaaaacacttagagaaaaaataaagttaacaggtgaAATTGCagtaaatagtacagttaaagagcagattgtagaagaaagtagtagagtgtggaaagtggtcagtgtgtcctccagcagtctaagcctatagcagcataactacagagataactctggataacttagccttttagataaaggcatgttggaggcagggcaagggagagacgTCTTTAACGACTGTACACTCctccatcaatattagaaacaataaaaggctttaactacttcagttgtgtgtaatgaatctaatatatatgaaagtctaatgtttatcagtacattacagacaataatgaacttcataacaatatgctaattttttagaaggacatatacagtcatacacagacacagttacacactccctccctcatgctcacacatacacatacaacctaaaacttacaaaaatgcatgccggacggacacccactcatgctccccatacattccctctggtcccagtactgctgcacaaggagtacaaccattaccggttcccagagtttgaccctttctgctggggtgctgatgagcaggctaccccgcccaacgctgagcaaagcaacccaccagcacagaccccaaccagatggcaagATACCCCTCCTAGCATcacgccccgggaagccaagcgacaacagaggtgtgccaagacccatagtctccctccgcctgctccaatatagtgttagtgcatgttgatgaggtgtattccatggctgtggtgagcgggcagtgcaggcatcgtctggcctatgccagctgatgccaccacaccaccccacttccaCCCACAGCCctttgtgtctaagtgcagtttaaaattggaagtgggcaccggcactcgggatgaggctgagaaatccccctgccaaatgccgttggccctaagtgtgtgtttgcatggaatgtcattggtggaagtgtttaaggtacaAATAAAACTGGGGGGCAGGttaccacaggaatgcggaaatggggtccatacccgcaccccctgacttgtccaccccccaaggtcctatgtgcaagtttgtgtgatgatgtgagggagcaggaggagagaaatgtgtggggatggagaggaatggctggttggcctaagccctccagggagccagctctcccactggccccaataggcacctttgttgccaaaatgccacccagggcatggagaccccagcccatcttgccagggcccaaagcagcagcatcgctgagccccacagagtccgagggcaccaactcagccccaccccagcagaatagctACTCCCATCCCtttatttgcacaacttccagaatacccACACTACCACCCGTCAAGTCTGGCGGTTTtaactggtttttaaatggttttaatcCTTTTCGGTTTTAACCGTTTTTTTTTGTCTACCACTGtgagctttttattttattttattttttactttttaaataactttttgGAGCTCGACTGCTGTGTGTTTTTACCTGCGGTCTACTTTCACCTGCCTCATGCCTCTCACCTGCAGCCCTGGGTGTGTCGGCTGTGTGAGGCTGAGCCAGAAAATTGTAGAGCTGGAGAAGAGGATCTCCATGCTCCACCAAATCCAGGACCATGAGCGCGACGTGGACACCATTTTCTCCCGGACCTTCGCCACCACTGATGGGGCTCAGCTGGCGGATGCTGTTTCATGCCAGCCCGGAGCAAATTCCATCTCCAGTTCTCCAAGCAGGCTCGGAGTGCCGGGGGCCAGCACAGCATTCGCGGCGGAGGAGGAGCGCTGGTTCCAGCTGGGGGCAAAGCCGAAAGCCCCCCTCAGCTCCACTCCCTTGCTCCAGGGTGTATGGGTCAAGGTTGGGTCCGGCCAAGGCGGGGGTACGCGGGGCGGCGGCCGCCGATCTCCTCCACCTGGCCTAACCTTGTCCAACCGTTTCGGCGCCTTGGAGTTGAATTTTCCTCCTCTGCCAGCCCCTGGCCGTGACTTTAAAGGACCCTCCCAGCCGCTGCGGGACCAGCTGCACGGCAGCGGCCATCCACATCGCACAACCCCCCAGACTGAAGCTGGGACCCACCACGGAGCGCTGACTTCTTATCGCTGCAGGCCTGGGGGAGCTCAGCCCATCACTCAGCAGGTCCCGGAAGGGTCCTCTGCCCAGCTTCAACCAACTACCACACCCACACTGCCACCGCCACCACCAACCACTCTCATCGTTGGGGACTCCATCATCCGTAATGTAAGGATGAGAGGAGCCCTGACCTTCTGTTACCCCGGAGCTACAGTGTTGGACATTGCAGGACACATCCCAGACCTCATCCAGAAGCACACAACAGTGAGTAGAATCATCATCCACGCCGGTACCAATGACATCCGTAAGCAGCAGTCAGAGCTCCTCAAGCGTGATTTTATTCACCTTTTTAATCTTTTAAGAACTATGCACCTGTCTGTTTTTATCTCTGGCCCCACTCCCACCATGGGCAGAGGAATCGGCCATTTTAGCAGACTTTTATCATTAAACACCTGGCTTTCCTCTGCCACCGTGATCCGTAATGTTGGTTTTAtagacaattttaacattttctgggGCAGGAGACACTTGTTTGGAGCGGATGGGCTTCACCTAAATAGACAGGGGACCCGTACTCTAACCATGAGCCTGGCTTGtccacgacccccccccccccccccccgtctactCCACTGGCCTCATCTGCTCCCACTTCCTGATGTGTAGCTGGTCCCTGCTCCTACCAACCCAGCCCTGATTTTAACAGTAAATCACATATCGGACTTGGACCTTGCCGTACCTCATTCATACCTGTTATTATCAGCAGAGAGCGGACAAACAACcataaaccaaacaaaagcaACCCCAATAATCTAAAACAGTTACCAAAAGTCCAACCTTCAGTTAATACAGTCACTCCTTCACCGGTTACTATtaatatggctcttttaaatgttcgttctctgctgaacaaaacgtttttaataaatgacctgattttagatcgtaatcttcactgtctgcttttaacagaaacatggctgagttcagatgcacctgttgttctcacagaggctTCTCAGCcagattttaattttaatttttcaacgaggagtagcaaaagggtaggcggtactgcttttattagttcatcaatactttctgccaaaccagttttatttgataattttaccacttttgaatatacagcagcagtttttacctctcctcagattttatgtgtcacagtttatcggcctcctaagcagagtgccatttttattcaagaattttcagagtttttatcaatccttcacaactcctttgaaaggatcattttagccggtGATTTTAATCTACATATAGATTATCCTTCTGATCCTTtttcaaaggagtttttaaatattctgagttatatggattttagtcaacatgtcacacagccacctcacaacagaggacacaccctggacttggtcatcacgtatggcctgtccaccagtgtgtcctctgttaTTGATTTGGCTGTATCTGATCAGTACTGTGTATTTTTTAGCATCACCAGTTTTTCCGGCAGgaaccctctgtgagaactgtaaggaagcgtcatctcacccctgaagtggctgcaggttttcttgaagtttttagaaagatccctcccactccggtaactgcctcttgtgattttactgtcaatgattttaacagtggactgaaatccgctctcgacctgctcactccacttaaaataaaaagtctttattcaaaac contains:
- the LOC129154584 gene encoding zinc finger protein 260-like → MSSAQSLREFIRERLTAAAAEIFSEFEQTIVRYEEEIDRQRRLLEISWKPQINLHRIELPLHDVSKDEEVLTDQQLWNQKRTSSLDQEQPEPVREGPEPLQMKVEQDDPEPLQILEQDELCMSQDEEQLVLKQETVTSLVTPADEDRDHHGPEPDRHQLLLSLFPEAETRAAAPPGSTVSRKREETDEKPLLLHFHNHQMKDGGVPTSSLAGQMTAKVGGGAETIKNLNLDPNEKTSDSSEIEVSGEDEDDVNLDSERSDSGPETGNGDHGCNENKSSESDIKTINKSFSCPVCGIRFLHKWSLQEHVRVTSHSAVKSSECSVNTKCVKEKQRGGSCRKVQKQPKSIRYEDCGKRFSLKSKLTYHMKGHTGDKPFACKLCGKKFSRKHSLKTHMRVHTGEKPFACELCGKRFGHKNVLNKHITVHTGEKPFACDVCGQRFSRKAYLNGHMRVHTGEKPFACELCGQTYTRKHNLNRHMRVHTGERPLPVSCVDKDLAERQI